One Salmo trutta chromosome 26, fSalTru1.1, whole genome shotgun sequence DNA window includes the following coding sequences:
- the LOC115162857 gene encoding coagulation factor IX-like isoform X2 gives MMPGNLERECYEETCSQEEAAEIFQTKEKTMEFWYRYKNLNPCHYNPCKNGGICTIDRDGYLCLCPPRYDGKTCAIEVFECQFKNGGCLHYCTNQERTTGVQCSCAEGYQLDEDGKTCSETVAFPCGKKQSEALLRRSLLDESEPFTPTFRHSDRNLTITMEGERNSTSTLFAINSTQPGGNSTDYMEDVNEDTRIVGGQLERQGGSPWQVMIWREDGYGFCGGTLISQRWVVSSAHCMHETPDHVTIGDYDKRRPDPDEQKIKVAKVVVHPHFHDYTFDSDIALIYLSSPVVLSPVAVPACLPNGQLASHLQREDVRGMVTGWGVTKYLGPSSRFLRKVTLPVVDQQKCIRSTEQVITDNMFCAGYLEASLDACSGDSGGPFVVNYHGTWFLTGVVSWGEKCPTKGKYGIYTRLGNYLRWIQDTIESQVDNSTHT, from the exons ATCTGAATCCTTGCCACTACAACCCATGTAAGAATGGAGGAATCTGCACCATTGACCGGGATGGATacctctgtctgtgtcccccaCGCTACGATGGAAAAACATGTGCAATAG AGGTGTTTGAGTGCCAGTTTAAGAATGGAGGCTGTCTGCATTACTGCACCAACCAGGAGCGTACCACAGGGGTCCAGTGCAGCTGTGCAGAGGGTTACCAGTTAGATGAGGACGGCAAGACCTGCTCTGAAACAG TGGCGTTCCCTTGTGGGAAGAAGCAGAGTGAGGCTTTGCTGCGCCGCTCTCTACTGGACGAGTCCGAGCCCTTCACCCCGACCTTCCGCCACTCTGACAGGAACCTCACCATCACCATGGAGGGGGAAAGGAACTCAACCTCCACCCTATTTGCAATTAACTCAACCCAGCCAGGGGGGAACAGCACTGATTATATGGAGGACGTTAATGAAGACACCCGGATAGTAGGAGGGCAGCtggagaggcagggaggaagcCCATGGCAG GTCATGATCTGGAGGGAGGATGGGTATGGCTTCTGTGGGGGAACTCTGATCAGTCAGCGCTGGGTGGTCAGTTCCGCACACTGCATGCATGAAACCCCTGACCATGTGACTATCG GGGACTATGACAAGCGGCGTCCCGACCCAGATGAGCAGAAGATTAAGGTGGCCAAGGTCGTTGTCCACCCTCACTTCCACGACTACACCTTCGATAGCGACATTGCTCTCATCTACCTCTCTTCCCCTGTGGTGCTGAGCCCTGTGGCGGTACCCGCCTGCCTTCCCAATGGTCAGCTGGCCAGCCACCTCCAGCGGGAGGATGTGAGGGGCATGGTCACAGGCTGGGGCGTCACAAAGTACCTGGGGCCCTCCTCACGCTTCTTAAGGAAAGTCACTCTGCCCGTGGTCGACCAGCAGAAGTGCATCCGCTCCACGGAGCAGGTCATCACGGACAACATGTTCTGTGCGGGCTACCTGGAGGCCAGCTTGGATGCCTGCAGTGGGGACAGTGGGGGTCCCTTTGTTGTCAACTACCACGGGACCTGGTTCCTCACAGGGGTGGTGAGCTGGGGGGAGAAGTGTCCCACCAAGGGGAAGTATGGCATCTACACCCGGCTAGGGAACTACCTGCGCTGGATACAAGATACTATAGAAAGCCAGGTGGATAACAGTACACATACCTGA